AGGATAGAGAAATGGCGCACATTTTAGTTAGCGGGGCGACTTCAGGGTTTGGGCTAGAAATCGCTAAGGCGTTTTTACAAAAAAACCATGTGGTTTTTGGCACAGGGAGGCGAAAAGAGAATTTACAAAAATTGCAACTCGCTTACCCCAAGCATTTCATTCCCTTGTGTTTTGATCTTCAAAACAAGCCTGAAACTAAGCGAGCGGTAGAGACTATTTTCTCCATGACGGATCGCATTGACGCTCTAATCAATAACGCCGGCTTAGCACTAGGCTTAAACAAGGCTTATGAATGCGAGTTAGACGACTGGGAAATCATGATAGACACGAATATCAAGGGGTTGTTGCATCTCACCCGTTTGATCTTGCCCTCTATGATAGAACATGACCAAGGGACTATCATCA
The sequence above is drawn from the Helicobacter pylori genome and encodes:
- a CDS encoding SDR family oxidoreductase, whose amino-acid sequence is MAHILVSGATSGFGLEIAKAFLQKNHVVFGTGRRKENLQKLQLAYPKHFIPLCFDLQNKPETKRAVETIFSMTDRIDALINNAGLALGLNKAYECELDDWEIMIDTNIKGLLHLTRLILPSMIEHDQGTIINLGSIAGTYPYPGGNVYGASKAFVKQFSLNLRADLAGTNIRVSNVEPGLCGETEFSMVRFKGDKIKAQSVYENTLYLKPQDIANIVLWIYEQPLHVNINRIEIMPTSQTFAPLPTHKNP